A genomic region of Candidatus Aegiribacteria sp. contains the following coding sequences:
- a CDS encoding flavoprotein, whose protein sequence is MNERILLGITASAAAFKGVALASLLRKEGYEVDGILSMNALKFVSDTQLACVTGRPVFSTLFTDQPGDPVPHISLTEECSLLVVVPATADYIAKTANGIADDLLTSVFLANEAPVVMAPSMNTRMWCNPATVENVSKLRNRGITFAGPLKGRLACGTMGEGRMMEPVEILSICLRMLSGKN, encoded by the coding sequence ATGAATGAGAGAATATTACTTGGAATAACTGCGAGTGCGGCTGCTTTCAAAGGAGTTGCTCTTGCCTCTCTTCTGCGGAAGGAGGGTTACGAAGTTGACGGAATACTATCAATGAACGCATTGAAATTCGTTTCAGATACACAGCTTGCATGTGTTACAGGAAGACCTGTATTCAGCACTCTCTTTACCGATCAGCCGGGTGATCCAGTACCCCATATATCTCTTACCGAAGAATGCTCGCTTCTGGTTGTAGTGCCGGCAACGGCAGATTATATCGCGAAAACTGCAAACGGTATTGCTGATGATCTTCTAACCTCGGTATTTCTCGCTAATGAAGCACCGGTTGTGATGGCTCCCTCAATGAACACCAGAATGTGGTGTAATCCCGCTACAGTTGAGAATGTATCGAAGTTGAGAAATCGTGGTATTACCTTCGCAGGTCCCTTAAAAGGTCGTCTTGCGTGCGGGACAATGGGGGAGGGCAGGATGATGGAACCAGTGGAAATACTGTCGATCTGCCTGAGGATGCTTTCCGGTAAAAACTGA